In Rosa rugosa chromosome 4, drRosRugo1.1, whole genome shotgun sequence, the genomic stretch TGTTTTGTTGGTATTTTGTTTACATTAAATTTGTGTATATTGATGTTGTTTGGATAATTACTATATCTATGAAAACAattgaagaaatgaaaattttcattaGAAAATAAAGATTAAATCAACAATGTTAACGGAGTTAAAATTAATCAAAATCAAACCGAATCGAATCGAACCGAACTGAACTAATATATTGGTTAACCGATATATCGATTAACTAAATTTTGCAGTGCGGTTTCGATTACTAGCAGAAAACCGAATCGATGGAACCAAGTCCACCCCCTATTTGGAACCACCACTGTCTATATATCTATAAATTCACATATCTATTATTTTTTGAAGTAAAGAAGAAATTGTATTAATGATTTATATGATTACAATCGTACTGTAGGGCATCCAGAACAGACTCTGGAGCTTGAAAGAACCATTCCATATGAATGtcagaatcaaaaccaaaacttgCTAATCTATGAGCAACATGGTTAGCAGTTCTGTAATTCTGATGAACACCTATAGAATGCAATTCTCCTAACAAACCTTTTATTTCTTCAACAATAGTTCCCAAAGGAGAAAAATCTTGGTCGTTTGCTGTCACAGCCTTTACAACCTCTAAACAATCACTCATTAAAGCAACATTTGTTATACCAAGTGCCTGGATGATCTCCAACCTAGATTTAATAGCAAGCAACTCAGTATGATAAGCAGAAGACACATTGGGCACCCTATAAGCTAAGCCAACAATAAACTCACCCTTCTCATTACACAGAACACCTCCAATGCCTCCATGCTGTAATGAAGGAACataagcaccatcaacattcaaACACAACATACCAACTATGTGAGGGGACCAGGATGCATTAGCTTTCGTCCTCTTACAGGTTACCGGTGTCATGCTTCTATTAGCTTGAAGAAACTCTTCATACCAAGCCATAGTACAAGCAACAATTACCGGTGCTTGTTTAGCATTATCATTCCACAATTTATCATTTCTATTCTTCCAAAGCCCCATAGGATCATTAGCAGCTTAGAAAAAATTTCAGATGAGAGACTGGATGCCTAGTCTAGTAACCATTCCTTGAAAATAAAAGGAGTAATGGGCCTAGTCCAAACATGGTTATTTACCCTAGTTATAATTTCATAGATCTTCTATTTATGAATAGGATTCCTTGTAATATAAGATATTAtatttgtaatcctctatatagaccctattatcaatgaaaagtatctctacaacacgttagtCGCACGAGCGCTAACCTTagcttcaaaaccctaaaaatattTTCTGCCGTTATCCTTGCGTGACCCTCGCCGCAAGCCTGCACCCTCACGTCAGTCTCACCGCAGCACCAGCGCTACACGCCTGCTTGCATCTGCACTACTAGCACCCCACACACTGCTTCATGTCTTTAAGCGTCAATCAACCAAGAATAATAAATTTGGCTATTTATTCATATACACTTAAAAACTTAACGGTCAAGATGCccatatgtgatcgaaaagttggtttAATAACCGATCCCTTaaaatagccaaaaaaaaaggatctctCACCAGAAGGGTCTGTATATATGAGAGAAACTTACAAGACTGTTTTGTAAGAGAAATGTCTTGAGTTCAACTCATGGACTAGTTGTTATACATTCTTATTGTGATATTATCTGTTGTTTATTGACATTTTtactcaaaaaataaataaaaaatatggcCTCCTTAAACTAAGTATATATCTATCTCAACAATTAATAGTCTGTCTTCCTCTTTTAGCTTGTAATGCCTTGTTGTTTGTGGATAATTTAAAAATAAGTTGTGTAGGAGATTTCtctttgtaatttttcttttccaattataaaaaaaaagcaATTGAGGGTAAAATCTTTATATGGTAGCTGAGTTATCACCAAATGCAATTTTTGGTACTTATAAATTTTTAGGGAGTTTAGTGGTACTTGTATTCAGTTAAAGTTGGGATAAAATTGTAAAAagaaatattttatattttttttcacaaattttgtataaactaaattaaaataaattaacctAGGTTGTAAAAAGAAAGAGCTAGAATTGAAGTTTGTGAATATCTAGATTTACCCACCGCCTCCATTGATGGATCCTATCAATtgttctggaaaaaaaaaatttatttcattAGTTGGCTCAAATTAATATATATCAATATTTTCATGGAAAAGAACTAAACACAAATAAAAGTTCTTAAATTAATTATCCCGAGAATCCTGAGAACAGTGAAGAACGgaattgggttttttttttttttttttatgtgtcaaaatattttttaattatagatGTACAGTATATTAAATATTATAATTCTAAATATAAATGAAAAAACTATTTTACTCTTAATATTTTCGTCACATGTATACTTCATGGCCGCCACATAGACATTTTAAACGGAATAATAGACGGAAGTATTAAAGGGGCTAACATATGGATAGTGCAGGTACCACTAGACTTCTTAAAACGTTGTAGGTATCCAAAAATATATTtcgtaataattttttttttgagaaagaaaaaaaactttattAGATACAAATGAAATCGTACATAAGGGCATCCAGGATGAGATCCGGAGCATTGATAAACCGATTAAGGTGAACATTTGATTCAAAACTGAAGCTAGCCATTCTATGTGCTACCGTATTTCGTAATAATTGAAATACCATATGAAGATTTTACGCAACAAATTAATAGTCCATGAGCGCGGACAAGGAGAAATCAATTGGCAGGATCGTGAAACCCGTAACTGTGTGAAAGTTGGCAGAGTCTTCCTGCACTTGATCTGTTTTTCATCTCTCAACAATTACTGCTCCAccagatcaaaaaaaaaaaaaaaaaaacaattgctGCTCCGTGTCGTAATTAATTAATGGGTCACCAACATGGCAGCATGCAGCTTTTTCATGCTTTCTTCACCAGATGGGCACATGGTTTCTCACCTCCGTCTTGCTGGGTCTTCGTCGGTAACAGTTTAAATCGACAGTAGTATCAAGTCAGTAACAGTTTTCACGTGTTTAGACGCTGGATTGCTTAGTAgtagggatgacaaaaatccccagcggggcggagcttcattggatacccgcccctaatggggggagaattcggggacaaatggggaatggggatggggatccccaatccccgctatctaagattggggatggggcggggatggtattatgatccccatccccaaacccgccccaataatatatacatatatttaacttatatatattttaatttatttttttataatataaatcataaatatatacatttactactttactttaatgatgttttgacttttgcactcactaaattatgatttatgaatttaatcatgttttaaatttatttgttgtagattttgattttaaaaaaggcaatatgagaaaaaattattttatttattaaattcttattggggatttggggcgggtttggaggcttactccccaatggggatggggatggggacggggaatccccaatatatttttattggggattggggaggggatgggggtagagaatgaccccggggatggggatggtattgtgatccccatccccaacccgccccattgccatccctacttAGTAGTTTGATTTCCGATCTTTATTTTAATTAAAGAGAGTTAGTAACTCTTAAAACGGCTCTACCTCTCGTTGATTAAGTTGGTGTGGACACAATTATCGACTAATTTGGAATTCTGTATATACATTAGATTAGTTTTTAAAATATAACATTTGGGTGAATGAGCCTCctttatttgtatttttttttttgaaaatggagAAGCTTTATTAAATAAATACGATGTAAATAGTACATAAGGGCATCCAAGATAAAATCTGGAGCGTGATCAAACCAATTACAATGAATACTGGACTCATAACTATAGTTGGCTAATCTATGGGCAATAACATTGGCCTGTCGAGGGACAAAACATATAGTAATCTCCCTATTCGCAGCAATAAGATTCTGTAGATCTGTGATCAAAGCACTCAACGTAGAAAGATCTGCATCTGCTGAGTGTATAGCTTGGATTGCAAGCAAACAATCGCTTTCCACAACTGCCTTGGTGATCTGCATGGAAGACAGTAACTCGAGGCCATTCTTTAAAGCCAGAAGCTCGATGTGCAGTGGAGAACTAACAAACTCCATTTGATAAGAGAAGCCAGCAACAAAACGGCCCTGGGAGTTCCGAAGCACGCCCCCTGTACCCCCATATGGAATCGAAGACAGGAAGGCGCCATCAACATTCAACTTCACCATCCCATCTGCTGGAGGACACCACTGCTTTGGGGGTCGCTGCTGGGCCTGCTGGGGGTTGACAATGGAGTGGTTGGCCTGTAAGTATTCCTCATACCCTGCCATAGCCGTGGCTACAAGCTGAGCACTAGTACGAGTGCGGCCTCTCCATAGGGTATCATTCCTATGCTTCCAGACATTCCAAAGGAGAACAAGCAACTGATCAAAAGATGCAGAAGTCAAGGAGATAGCCCGAGCCACCATCTAGTCTTTCCACCGTAGTGGAGACCTAGGAATGGAAAACGGTGGACCACCCACTATTTCCCGAATAAAAGGGCAATCACAGAATACATGTTCTAAGGTTTCCACCTCACCATCGCAGGTCACACACTGCATTGGACCTGTATATCCTTTGGACGAAAGGGCTGCACGACTTGGGAGGAGGTTATGCACCGCTCTCCACCCAAATATTGCCACTTTACTAGGGACTTTTGCTCTCCATAGAGCTTTCCAGAGAGGACTGTAAGGATCAccagaagaagatgaagcaaaGAGATGACCAACTGAGAACTCACAAGCAACTCGATAAGTGTTGGGGTTGAGCTATTACTCACCTCCTTTGAtccaagcttgctgcgttgTTATGCAACTGCTTTTCACAACTCCAATCAGGTACGTTGCCTTGATTAGTTTCTTAGATCAGTTGATCTTTATCTCCTGCACTCAATCACACACATACACCAATATATATTTGATATAGAAGTGATGGTATAGACACAGATGCAAGAAGATGAtttttattgaaagaaaaagcTGCAGCACACTTTGTTGCTCACTGCTacgttctgatatttttttgatcagattctctctctctctgttttcttttGAGTGTTGCAGCCATATTATACACCACACTTTAGACACAAAAGTCAAagtaattatggttttacaaaCACATACTTGAgttttacttgagttaaagcaTAAAGAGAAAAACATAAGGAATAAAGCATTAACTTTAACAATAAGCACTCTTGACAGAGAAGAAACCTCGTTTCTCAAACTTCCAAGATAGCCTATCATGACCAAAGCGGACACTTAAAGGGATGGAGAGTACTTTGGTAGCTACCTAAGGCTCAAAGCAGGCATGGACAGCAACATGATTCCAAGTCAATGAATCACCATGGAATAAATCCGCTACCCGCTCAAAGACAGTGTCATCCGGTCTAAAGATAGAGTGATGAGAGACATTAGGAATCCACTCATCATTCCAAATATCCACTGACTGCCCATCTCCAATTCTCCAAACAAGTCCAGCCTGTAGCACAGGCCTAGCCTCCATTAAACTTCGCCACGAGTAGGAGGGGCGCTCACCCATGTCTGCCGTAAGGAAGGATCCAAAAGGATAATAGACAGCTTTAAATACTTGAGCCACAAGCGAGTCAGGTTTGGAAAGCAACCTCCAACCCTGCTTAGAGAGCATAGCCAGATTATGAGCATGTAAGTGTTTAAAACCTAAACCACCTTTGTCTTTTGGCAAACACTTTCTTTCCCAAGACCTCCAGTGAATTCGCTGCTTCTCCTCAGAGCTTCCCCAAAAAAATTGACAACAGAGTTGTTGTAATTCATCACACATAGTTTTAGGGAGAGCATAACAATTCATTACATAATTAGGTAGAGTCTGAGCCACCGCCTTAATTAACAATTCCTTACCTCCAGAACTTAAAATCTTGGATCTCCAACTAATGAGTTTCTTTGACAAGCGCTCTTTCAGATAAGCAAAAATGGCCTTCTTATTATGTCCAACATGAATAGGCAGCCCTAGGTACAATCCATGTTCTTTAACACATTGCACACCAAGGATAGCAGCCAAAGTGTTTCTGCTATGCAAACTAACATTACCACTGAAAACCACACTAGACTTCTGCAGGTTAATGTGTTGTCCAGAGGCTCTAGCGTACACATCCAACAAACGCTTAAAATCCAGGCATTCTCGTGCTGATGCGTccccaaaaagaaaacaatcatctgcaaaaagtaaatgatgcatggtAGGAGCAGTAGGAGCCATGGTTAAACCACGAATAGTTCCGTTCTGAACGGAAGAGGAAATCAAAGCAGAGAGACCCTCAGCGCACAATATAAATAAGTATGGAGATAAGGGATCGCCTTGTCGAATACCTCTAGTAGGCATGATAAAACCTGTAGGAGATCCATTTATCAAAATAGAGTAGCTAACAGACTTGACCGTGGCCAGTACAATGGACACCCAGCTTTGGCAAAACCCTAAGTGGAGAAGAATAGCCTCGAGGTATTGCCATTCCAAACGATCATATGCCTTCGAGATATccaatttcaaagaaaaaaaaccatttGCCTGCCTACGGAGCTTTTTCATGAAGTGAGCAATCTCCGTAGCAACCAATGTATTATCTGAGGTTAAACGTCCAGAAACGAAAGCACTTTGTAGCGGGGAAATAATGTGAGGCAAAATAAGCTTGAGCCTGTTAGCCAGAACCTTCGAAGCAATCTTATAAATCACGTTGCACAAAGCAATTTGTCGCAAGTCAGAAGGGAGCTTCGATTCTTTAATCTTTGGAATGAGAGTAAGGTGAGTGAAGTTTGATTCCTGGGAGATGGTACCTGTGGTCAATACTGCCTTAACTGCGCAGCACACATCATGGCCAACCACATGCCAAAACTTTTGGAAAAAACATGGAGACATCCCGTCTGGACCCGGAGATTTAGAGGGGTGCATTTGAAATAAAGCCTTCTTGATCTCCTCCTCCGAGTACGGAGCAGAAAGGCTCAAGTTCATCTCATCGGATATCTTAGGCTGCAAGCAATCCAAAATAACGTTGAGAGCATCCGGATCAGAAGTGTCCGCTCTAAAGATATTCTCATAATAATGAAGCAAGATATTCGAGATCTCTCCCGGTGAAGAAGTCCACTGTCCAGAGGCATTGGTGAGTCCCTTAATACGGTTCCGAGACCTACGGTTTCAAGCCCTTCGATGGAAGAAAGCAGTGTTTCGATCCCCCTCCCTCAGCCATTGGATTCGGGAACGCTGCCGCCAATAAGTTTCATTGGCAGTAAGTAACTCATTGAGACGGACCTGGAGAGCTTTTTGTTCGTCAAAATGACTCTGCTCAAAAGGCTTCCTCATGAGGACTTCTAGCTTACCTTGGATCAACTTCATCTCAGTTTGTCGCTGCTGGAAGGTACCATCATGCCATTTCAAGAAAAGATGTCCAGTATGCTTAATCTTTCTACTAACTTGGGACATGGACTCACCAATAGTGGGAAGCATCAAACCTTGCTCAACAACTCCAGTACAGCCTGTATGGGCCAGCCACATCTCTTCGAACCGAAAAGCCCTAGGACTACGAGGCAAAGAACCAGAATCCGGGTTCACATCAATCAAGATAGGACAGTGATCAGAGTGACTGAGGGGAAGAGTGATAACTCGGGAGAACGGGTAGAGATCTCTCCACTGCACTGTGTGGCAGGCTCGATCAAGCCTCTCCTTTGTAAAACGATTAGACCAGGTGAAGCGTGATCCCACAAACCCCATATTAACTAAATCACAATCCACAAGAGCTTGACGAAATCGCTGTATTTGTCCCACTGGTCGAGCTGGGCCGCCAGACTTGTCTGCATGGCACAAGATCTCGTTGAAGTCACCAGCAACGAGCCAAGGTAAGTTATATTGGGTAGCCAATAATCGGAGAAGGTTCCAAGTAATATCACGGTTAGCTGTAGTAGCGACTCCATAGATACCTGTGAAGCGAAATACTCCCTCTGAGCCCACCACACCAACCTCAGCGTCGATGTGATTAGCAGAGTAGGTGTGAAGGCGGACCGGGAGCTCTCTACGCCAGAAGAGGGCTAAGCCACGACAGTCGTCATCCTTCGGTGCACAAACAACACCATCAAAACCTATTCGACGTTGAACTGTCGTCAATAGATCCGGGGCTGCCAAGGTTTCTGACAAAAAAACCAGACTAGGGTTTTGATGCCGAACAATGCTGACAAGAGCGTCTTGGGTTTCTGTGTTGTTCAGGCCCCGACAATTCCATGCCAGAACCTTGAAACGCTGCATAAGATCGGAGCAAGGAAGGATTCCCGCCGCCGGCCGGTAGTAGTAGGCTAGGGTTGAGAGGGTAGctctcctagggttttgttATAActaggaataaaaatctcttaaTTGGCCTCCTTTATTTGTATTGTCTACACCTTTCTTTAGTTTACTGGCATTTTTCGTTAGTCtatgttttattaatttattttgttaGTTTTGTCAATTAAAATCAAATCATAAAATTATTGAAACCAACTTTAACTCATAGTGCACAACCACCTTGGTGTGAACTAACCTGAGGATGATAACAAAATAAGGAAAATTAATGATGGTACCACGTACAATTATGATCGACATTTTGTCCTAGAAAAGCTAACAAATTAATGacggtctttttttttttttttttttgaatacgGGATTAAAGATGGTCTTATATACAGcattttttgggattttatgtATAGCATCTCTTTCTTCACTTTGCCATCATCGATCTGCATGATCATAATCATGAGTGTTAGGTCTATACGATATTCTGTTTTGGTTTGGCATCTATGCCTGGTTACTTGTTGTTCAAGTAGTACGGGATTAAAGATGGTCTTATATACAGCATTTTTTGGGGTCTTATGTATAGCATCTCTTTCTTCACTTTGCCATCATCGATCTGCATGATCATAATCATGAGTGTTAGGTCTATACGATATTCTGTTTTGGTTTGGCATCTATGCCTGGTTACTTGTTGTTCAAGTAGTGTAGGAAGCTCCAACATTATGTGCCAGGAAAGTGAAAGGCGTGCTCTGCTTCAGCTTAAGCAAGGCCTTGTGGACGAGTTTAATGTTCTTCCCTCTTGGGGAAGCAAGAAAGATTGTTGCGAGTGGAGAGGAATAACATGCAACAACCAAACAGGTCATGTCATCACTCTAAATCTCTCTAATAATTCTTCTAATGATTACATTGATGCTGAAGCTTCTTTAAGAGGTGAAATTGATCCTTCACTACTTGAATTGTGATATCTAAATTACTTGGACCTCAgttttagtgattttggaggAATTATGATTCCCAAGTTCATTGGCTCTTTGACTCGATTGAAAGAACTCAAACTTGCAAGAGCTAATTTTAGTGGACCTGTTCCTTCCCAACTTGGAAACCTCTCTAATTTGCACACTCTTGATCTTGAAGGCAACTCTGATGTGAGCTTTGAAAGTCTCGAGTGGTTATCTCATCTTTCTTCCTTGAGATACCTTCACATTTCTGATATAGATTTGTCTGGGAATAGAAATTGGCCACAATCTTTAAGCAAGCTGACTTCAGTGATAGAGCTTCAGTTATTTGAGTGTGATCTCAGTGTCAATctaagatcactttcctctatCAATTCTTCAGCCACTTTCGAAGCCCTTGACCTCTCTTTTAATTCTCTTAATTCTTCAATATTTTATCGGATAGCCAATGTTAGCAGCAGCAACCTTGTCCATATTGGATTGAGGGAAAATGACTTACAAGGTCCCATCCCAGATGTTTTCACAAACATGGCTTCTCTAAAATTTCTTGACCTgtctgaaaagtgaaaaccaaCTTGAAGGTGGAATACCAAAATTCTTTCAAAGCTTACGCAGCTTAGAGTCCTTGCATTTAGAGTGGAACCAATTCTCTCAAAACATTGAGGAGTCTATAAAGATCTTGTCTTGTGCTGATAATACACTCATGGACTTGGACTTGAGCCAAAACCGATTTTGGGGTTCATTAGGGCTAGATTTAACAAGTTTTACAGAGTTAAAATTTTTATCTCTTTCCCAAAATCTGCTAAATGGTTCTCTATCAGAGAGTATAGGGCAACTTTCTAGCCTTGAAGTTTTGGACCTTTCTGGGAATTCGTTGAATGGTGTCATAACAGAAGCCCACTTTTTGAACCTCTCTCGTTTACAGTCCTTCGATGTTTCTGATAATTCGGCTTTGTCTATCAATCTGAGCTCAAATTGGAATCCACCATTTCAACTTAATGATTTATACATGTCCTCTTGCAAAGTGGGCCCAGCTTTCCCCAAATGGATTCAAACGCAGAGAAATCTTACTAATCTTCATATCAACAATGCTGGATTAATATTGGACTCGTTGCCTGAGAAGTTCTTGGATCAATTTTCTGGCTTAGAGGACCTAGATCTTTCCCTGAACCATATCCATGGCAAATTGCCGAATTTTTCCACAAGCTTGTTGAAATATGTTAACTTGTCTTCTAATCTGTTTTCTGGTGCATTGCCATCATTCCCTCCAACAATCCAATATTTGATCCTCTCGGAAAACAAGCTTTCTGGACCCCTGAGTTCCTTATGTGCAACACAGGCTCCAAATTTCTTCCTTCTCGACCTTTCTGTAAACCTATTGTCAGGGGAACTTCCTAATTGCTGGATGCAATTTCCGGCATTAGAGTTGCTGAATTTAGGAAAGAATAAATTTTCTGGGAAACTACCAATCTCGTTAGGCAATTTACAATTATTGTGGATATTGCGTTTACATGGTAACAACTTTTCTGGAGAACTGTACACAACTAGTAGTTGTTGACCTTGGAGCAAATATATTATCCGGAAAAATCCCACCATGGATAGGCCAAAGCCTAACAAGTTTGTTTGTTCTACGCCTACGGTCTAATGAGTTCAACGGAATCATACCCTCATCCCTGTGCAGTTTAAGCTCCATTCATGTTTTGGACCTCTCTCAGAACAATTTATCCGGAGCCTTGCCGCATTGCTTCAGTAACATAACAGCTTCATCTGATGACACAAGTGTTTTTGGATTTGTAGAAATAGTGTGGAAAGGAGTAAAGACTGAGTTTGGGGGAAATCTTGCACATTTGAGAAGCTAGCATTGACATTTCAAGCAATCACTTGGTTGGGGATATTCCTGAAAATATAACAAGCATGCtaaagttgaattctctaaacCTCTCAAGAAACAATTTGACAGGGAAGGTTCTTGAAAAGTTTGGTAACCTGAACAGGTTAGAATCTCTTGATTTGTCAAGACGCCAGATATCTGGGAGAATTCCTTCAAGTTTTTCGAGCTTAAACTTTCTTAGTGTCTTGGACTTATCATACAACCATTTGTCTGGAAGAATTCCACTAGGCACTCAACTTCAGTCTTTTAATGCTTCTGCCTATATGGGAAATAGTGGACTTTGCGGACCACCACTTACACAACAATGCCCTGGAGATGGAACAACACAAAATCCTGGAGTCACTACTGGTactgaatatgatgatgatggtaTCATAAGCATGGGATTCTTTGTCAGTACAGTGCTTGGATTCGCCACTGGATTTTGGAAAGTCTGTGGCAGTTTACTGCTTAAGAGCTCTTGGAGACACTCCTATTTCAGGTTCCTGGATGATACAAGAGATTGGGTTCATGTCAAAACTGCTGTGTACAAGGCAAAAATGCAGAGGAGACATCACAGATAAATGGTAAGATAAGCTATATTATACTGATTTGTTTGACTAGACTTGCATCTACAAACTCTTTCACAATTGTTtggaaaaacagaaaaactGTGTTTTAACTGTGATTTGTTTTGACATGTTCTCAGGAGCTTCTCACTGGCATTCGGGGGAATGAGCCGACTTACCCcgaaattggaaattcaaggCTTAATGTGGAAGGTTTTGAGATGCCGTTgctaagaaataaataaatatcagCTTGTTTCTCTTTAGAGGTTTGTGTAATAAATGGATTATATGTAATATGGGCGCGAGTAAGGCCATTTGATTCCATGCATATCCAAATCTACATTTTTGGCCATAGAAGCCTTTAGCTTCTCAATTGCTGTAATTTACACCTAGCTTTCTCTATTAATTTCAAATTAACTAGCTGCTACTACTGTTCCATTCCAGAATATTTGAATTAATCTCTTCCAATCTTGATCATCTTGCTGTTATTCAACTTATTTCCAAGAAGCTTTAAATAAGTCAATACTGTGTTTTTGTACTGGGAAGTTCAACATAAGCACCCCCCCTTCAACTTTCTTACTCCTGGTTTTGAAAATTTATCATAGCAAATGTCACCTTCATTGGTCTCGGAAAGGAATTGAACTTCACTACTGCATTC encodes the following:
- the LOC133744636 gene encoding uncharacterized protein LOC133744636 gives rise to the protein MGLWKNRNDKLWNDNAKQAPVIVACTMAWYEEFLQANRSMTPVTCKRTKANASWSPHIVGMLCLNVDGAYVPSLQHGGIGGVLCNEKGEFIVGLAYRVPNVSSAYHTELLAIKSRLEIIQALGITNVALMSDCLEVVKAVTANDQDFSPLGTIVEEIKGLLGELHSIGVHQNYRTANHVAHRLASFGFDSDIHMEWFFQAPESVLDALQYDCNHINH
- the LOC133744637 gene encoding uncharacterized protein LOC133744637, which produces MQRFKVLAWNCRGLNNTETQDALVSIVRHQNPSLVFLSETLAAPDLLTTVQRRIGFDGVVCAPKDDDCRGLALFWRRELPVRLHTYSANHIDAEVGVVGSEGVFRFTGIYGVATTANRDITWNLLRLLATQYNLPWLVAGDFNEILCHADKSGGPARPVGQIQRFRQALVDCDLVNMGFVGSRFTWSNRFTKERLDRACHTVQWRDLYPFSRVITLPLSHSDHCPILIDVNPDSGSLPRSPRAFRFEEMWLAHTGCTGVVEQGLMLPTIGESMSQVSRKIKHTGHLFLKWHDGTFQQRQTEMKLIQGKLEVLMRKPFEQSHFDEQKALQPKISDEMNLSLSAPYSEEEIKKALFQMHPSKSPGPDGMSPCFFQKFWHVVGHDVCCAVKAVLTTGTISQESNFTHLTLIPKIKESKLPSDLRQIALCNVIYKIASKVLANRLKLILPHIISPLQSAFVSGRLTSDNTLVATEIAHFMKKLRRQANGFFSLKLDISKAYDRLEWQYLEAILLHLGFCQSWVSIVLATVKSVSYSILINGSPTGFIMPTRGIRQGDPLSPYLFILCAEGLSALISSSVQNGTIRGLTMAPTAPTMHHLLFADDCFLFGDASARECLDFKRLLDVYARASGQHINLQKSSVVFSGNVSLHSRNTLAAILGVQCVKEHGLYLGLPIHVGHNKKAIFAYLKERLSKKLISWRSKILSSGGKELLIKAVAQTLPNYVMNCYALPKTMCDELQQLCCQFFWGSSEEKQRIHWRSWERKCLPKDKGGLGFKHLHAHNLAMLSKQGWRLLSKPDSLVAQVFKAVYYPFGSFLTADMGERPSYSWRSLMEARPVLQAGLVWRIGDGQSVDIWNDEWIPNVSHHSIFRPDDTVFERVADLFHGDSLTWNHVAVHACFEP
- the LOC133744638 gene encoding receptor-like protein EIX1 codes for the protein MDLDLSQNRFWGSLGLDLTSFTELKFLSLSQNLLNGSLSESIGQLSSLEVLDLSGNSLNGVITEAHFLNLSRLQSFDVSDNSALSINLSSNWNPPFQLNDLYMSSCKVGPAFPKWIQTQRNLTNLHINNAGLILDSLPEKFLDQFSGLEDLDLSLNHIHGKLPNFSTSLLKYVNLSSNLFSGALPSFPPTIQYLILSENKLSGPLSSLCATQAPNFFLLDLSVNLLSGELPNCWMQFPALELLNLGKNKFSGKLPISLGNLQLLWILRLHGNNFSGELLSSIHVLDLSQNNLSGALPHCFSNITASSDDTSVFGFVEIVWKGVKTEFGGNLAHLRS
- the LOC133744639 gene encoding receptor-like protein EIX2 produces the protein MLKLNSLNLSRNNLTGKVLEKFGNLNRLESLDLSRRQISGRIPSSFSSLNFLSVLDLSYNHLSGRIPLGTQLQSFNASAYMGNSGLCGPPLTQQCPGDGTTQNPGVTTGTEYDDDGIISMGFFVSTVLGFATGFWKVCGSLLLKSSWRHSYFRFLDDTRDWVHVKTAVYKELLTGIRGNEPTYPEIGNSRLNVEGFEMPLLRNK